A stretch of the Paenibacillus dendritiformis genome encodes the following:
- a CDS encoding TadE/TadG family type IV pilus assembly protein encodes MKRNRLNRLAKRIFMAKDGSVSILLVFIVAVMFLFTAVFIDYARIAAAEWRTEALARAGIRSVMSAYEPALQERYQLFAYGATDPAQILEDVMQEQNLLRSTGVFPWVPLLLDSHSTLVTRPLADYDEMERQILEEMKYKAPLQFVFELSGKLKPMSGALKEAAQTTELLAKLQKLVDRRDKELSAVLKLQKKSRDALDRSGIGKRIAGNRNEIIEDRAVGPIRTAADIAAQYADYAEKKRQDDRRGEDEGPQYRYDTDRYEKDSREHAWRLRRAVTLHSGNHERWLREAIPHLKEAKALNEEMKRVIAEVRSSRHYAGYDRIGQSDIPGGGTMDNGKQVEDAIKEINASAEQVVIPDFFFEEWSGEIDRQQAAMSQLDHAASAFQQLAESLSAYTISAYTLKNEARQLFEAYDTYDSEFIRPAGSYIERREVAMTKHQGKDKDRKRLEQEADKELKKAKNLLSSLSGLKTKLREHQAAFDEIRSKADAIDAYNQSASEMPVERTVGDDAVEESRQSMDSVTALYDQAADGLVSLRDRLYRNEYAYTYFTSYDPLQLKSLLEAEDAGEEVVKSLGIGNQELEYIVYGFHNPVGNIAAAYGEIFSMRLAVRTMEGLVEFGKLGHPLLVLASAILYGIQQAIQDMLQLIAKNEIPISRYLPSVKLTYADHLRLFMLAHGSREGMLKRMLALIHYHTGIDPAARGTHGETEVRLSTPLWFLPGFMKLLGHAGLWDGEIENGCYYAVKRSVFSY; translated from the coding sequence GTGAAGCGCAATCGGCTGAACCGATTGGCGAAGCGGATTTTTATGGCAAAGGACGGATCGGTGTCGATATTGCTTGTGTTTATTGTGGCTGTCATGTTCTTGTTTACTGCAGTGTTCATTGATTATGCCCGCATCGCGGCGGCCGAATGGCGGACCGAGGCGCTGGCCCGTGCAGGCATCCGCTCCGTCATGTCCGCTTATGAGCCCGCTCTGCAAGAGAGATATCAATTATTCGCATACGGAGCGACCGATCCGGCTCAAATCCTGGAGGATGTCATGCAGGAGCAAAATCTGCTGCGCTCGACAGGCGTATTTCCATGGGTTCCTCTGCTGTTGGATAGTCATTCGACATTGGTTACCCGCCCGCTTGCGGACTATGACGAGATGGAACGCCAGATTTTGGAGGAGATGAAATATAAAGCGCCGTTGCAGTTTGTGTTCGAGCTGTCCGGCAAGCTGAAGCCGATGTCGGGAGCGTTGAAGGAAGCGGCCCAGACGACGGAGCTGCTCGCCAAGCTGCAGAAGCTGGTTGATCGGAGGGACAAGGAGCTGTCGGCTGTCTTGAAGCTGCAGAAAAAATCCCGCGATGCGCTGGACCGCTCGGGGATCGGCAAGAGAATCGCGGGTAATAGGAACGAGATAATAGAGGATCGTGCCGTTGGCCCGATTCGAACGGCAGCCGATATTGCAGCCCAGTATGCCGATTACGCAGAGAAGAAGCGCCAAGATGACCGCAGGGGAGAAGATGAGGGGCCGCAGTATCGGTACGATACGGATCGTTACGAGAAGGATTCGCGCGAGCATGCATGGCGACTGCGGCGTGCCGTCACCCTGCATAGCGGGAATCATGAGCGTTGGCTCCGCGAGGCCATACCGCATCTGAAGGAAGCCAAGGCGCTGAACGAAGAGATGAAGCGGGTTATCGCAGAGGTGCGCTCCAGCCGACACTATGCCGGATATGACAGGATAGGCCAGTCGGATATTCCGGGCGGGGGAACGATGGATAACGGCAAGCAGGTTGAAGATGCCATCAAGGAAATCAATGCTTCCGCCGAGCAAGTGGTTATCCCTGACTTTTTCTTCGAGGAATGGAGCGGAGAAATCGATCGCCAGCAAGCGGCCATGTCGCAGCTCGATCACGCCGCTTCCGCATTCCAGCAATTAGCGGAAAGCTTATCCGCATACACCATCTCCGCTTATACATTGAAGAATGAGGCGAGACAGCTGTTCGAGGCTTACGACACGTATGACTCTGAGTTTATCCGGCCGGCCGGCAGCTATATTGAACGGAGAGAGGTGGCAATGACCAAGCATCAAGGAAAGGACAAGGACCGCAAACGGTTAGAGCAGGAAGCGGACAAGGAACTGAAAAAAGCGAAAAACTTGCTCTCTTCGCTGTCTGGGCTGAAAACCAAGTTGCGGGAGCACCAGGCTGCTTTCGATGAGATTCGCAGCAAGGCGGATGCGATTGATGCCTATAACCAATCAGCGTCCGAGATGCCTGTGGAACGAACGGTCGGAGACGATGCCGTCGAGGAGAGCAGGCAGTCCATGGATTCCGTCACCGCGCTGTATGATCAAGCGGCAGACGGCTTAGTATCGCTGCGCGATCGTCTGTACCGGAACGAATATGCCTATACGTATTTCACCTCCTATGATCCGCTGCAATTGAAATCATTGCTGGAGGCAGAGGATGCGGGTGAGGAGGTCGTGAAATCGTTGGGGATTGGCAACCAGGAGCTGGAGTATATTGTGTACGGCTTTCACAACCCGGTCGGCAATATTGCGGCCGCCTATGGCGAGATTTTTTCGATGCGGCTCGCCGTACGCACGATGGAAGGATTGGTGGAATTCGGCAAGCTCGGACATCCGCTGCTTGTTTTGGCTTCAGCGATTCTGTACGGCATTCAGCAAGCGATTCAGGATATGCTGCAGCTCATTGCGAAGAATGAGATTCCGATTTCGCGTTATTTACCGTCGGTGAAGCTGACCTATGCCGATCATCTTCGCCTGTTCATGCTGGCTCATGGAAGCCGGGAGGGAATGTTGAAGCGGATGCTGGCGCTGATTCACTATCATACCGGAATCGATCCGGCTGCGAGGGGGACGCATGGCGAGACGGAAGTCCGCCTCAGCACGCCGCTCTGGTTCCTGCCGGGATTTATGAAGCTCTTAGGACATGCCGGACTATGGGACGGTGAGATTGAGAATGGATGTTATTACGCGGTCAAGCGCTCCGTGTTCTCCTATTAA
- a CDS encoding pilus assembly protein has product MSPKLRRWLRSVQEEEGSMMLEASLVFPVIFYCTLAILFFAILIYQTVLSSHAASLAVERTAAFWDNSHREAVTGAFEAGQQDGLYWRLNDDRILDKVLGIGFGGENHMVKLPAGAAGASLPERKLIRTARLVPDAFRGKMIYENGLLDRRITAVVDKPFHQAMFRNIAGREISNEGQAVSAVVEPAEFIRTVEFARYMAAKLKEWKGQGVPIEEAEGILKQAAGQTSEPAS; this is encoded by the coding sequence TTGAGCCCAAAGCTGCGGCGTTGGCTGCGTTCCGTTCAGGAGGAAGAAGGCTCGATGATGTTGGAAGCTTCGCTTGTCTTTCCCGTCATTTTCTACTGTACGCTGGCGATCCTGTTCTTCGCCATCCTCATCTATCAGACGGTGCTGAGTTCGCATGCCGCGTCACTGGCCGTGGAACGGACGGCAGCCTTCTGGGACAACAGCCACAGGGAGGCGGTGACCGGCGCTTTTGAAGCAGGGCAGCAGGATGGATTGTATTGGCGCCTGAATGACGATCGGATATTGGACAAAGTACTCGGGATAGGCTTCGGCGGGGAGAACCATATGGTAAAGCTTCCTGCCGGCGCTGCCGGCGCCTCTCTGCCCGAACGGAAGCTGATACGGACCGCCAGACTCGTGCCTGATGCCTTTCGCGGGAAGATGATCTACGAGAATGGCCTGCTGGACCGCAGAATTACCGCGGTTGTGGACAAGCCCTTCCATCAGGCGATGTTCCGGAACATTGCGGGAAGAGAGATCTCGAACGAGGGACAGGCCGTATCGGCCGTAGTGGAGCCGGCAGAATTCATCCGCACAGTGGAGTTCGCGCGGTATATGGCAGCGAAGCTGAAGGAATGGAAGGGACAAGGCGTCCCAATAGAGGAAGCGGAAGGCATCTTGAAGCAAGCGGCTGGACAGACTTCGGAACCGGCATCTTGA
- a CDS encoding Flp1 family type IVb pilin, whose translation MDKDLLFFKRLWKEEDGLGMVEIVIIIAVIVVLALVFREQITAFLENLISRATKETDKIFK comes from the coding sequence ATGGACAAAGACTTACTGTTTTTTAAACGGCTGTGGAAAGAGGAAGACGGGCTCGGCATGGTGGAGATTGTCATTATTATCGCGGTGATCGTGGTGTTGGCGCTTGTCTTTAGAGAGCAAATTACGGCGTTCCTGGAAAACTTGATCTCCAGAGCGACAAAGGAAACAGACAAGATTTTTAAATAG
- a CDS encoding type II secretion system F family protein: protein MMLPPWIWACGSALLLLLFLLLNHRNQPRYGTLLAGINPRIKTVRWLAAPLRWLERVQPVLDTHPALSPVRQALMQIHGPARSHTMYRVLLAELALYLYTGLCGTLLLPALTDGSVTNLVGGMLVAFVLPLAKVKDTLNRAERKKQDLQLELPELIGKLTLLVQAGETVPKALAICTDRKREEWSHPLYAELARMQQDVHNGYSFAQAMEQFAKRCSLPEVSMFVTTVLINQRRGGDTFVLAMQDVGRQLWEKRKAVARRRGEEASAKLVFPMMLMFLVILGIVGAPALLLMK, encoded by the coding sequence ATGATGCTGCCGCCATGGATATGGGCTTGCGGATCCGCCTTACTGCTTCTCCTGTTCCTGCTGCTCAATCATAGGAATCAGCCGCGTTACGGGACGCTGCTGGCCGGCATAAATCCCCGGATCAAGACGGTCCGCTGGCTCGCGGCGCCGCTGCGCTGGCTGGAGAGGGTCCAACCGGTTCTCGATACGCATCCGGCTCTGTCTCCGGTTCGCCAAGCGTTGATGCAGATCCACGGCCCGGCCCGGAGCCATACGATGTACCGGGTGCTGCTGGCCGAGCTGGCGTTGTACCTGTATACGGGCCTCTGCGGGACTTTGCTGCTGCCGGCGCTGACGGACGGGAGCGTGACGAATCTGGTTGGCGGCATGCTGGTTGCCTTCGTTCTGCCGCTGGCCAAGGTGAAGGACACGCTGAACCGGGCGGAGCGGAAAAAGCAGGACCTCCAATTGGAGCTGCCGGAGCTGATCGGCAAGCTGACCTTGCTCGTGCAGGCGGGAGAGACGGTGCCGAAGGCGCTGGCCATCTGCACCGATCGTAAGCGGGAGGAATGGAGCCACCCGCTTTACGCTGAGCTTGCCAGGATGCAGCAGGATGTGCATAACGGGTATTCGTTCGCGCAGGCAATGGAGCAATTCGCGAAGCGATGTTCTCTTCCGGAGGTTTCGATGTTCGTTACGACGGTGCTGATCAATCAGCGCAGGGGCGGAGATACATTCGTGCTGGCGATGCAGGATGTCGGCCGGCAGCTGTGGGAGAAGCGCAAGGCGGTGGCCCGCCGGAGAGGGGAGGAAGCGTCGGCGAAGCTGGTCTTTCCGATGATGTTGATGTTCCTGGTCATCCTGGGCATCGTGGGCGCTCCCGCCCTGCTTTTGATGAAGTAG
- a CDS encoding type II secretion system F family protein, with the protein MRKQPETAEQRLPQYSEYRLNPGEKIAALSTGAAVMAAVGYLFYQHWLGMLLLAAAGMRYTRIRRQALLARKRTRLAQQFKQALYSLSSSLSAGRSMENAFREAIADLKLLYPGTEVEMERELRIIAMRMENGEPIEQAVMDLSRRAAQEDISNFADVLVTCKRTGGDLIEVVRRTSSVIGEKMDIKQEIDVLVAQKRLEMKVMMAAPFLFLAFLNLASPDFMAALYEGVGRVIATAALLLLLLGAWLIRKLMDIRV; encoded by the coding sequence ATGAGGAAGCAGCCGGAGACGGCGGAACAGCGGCTGCCGCAATACAGCGAGTATAGGTTGAACCCCGGGGAGAAAATTGCGGCCCTGAGTACAGGAGCCGCTGTCATGGCCGCCGTCGGTTACTTGTTCTATCAGCATTGGCTGGGGATGCTCCTGTTGGCTGCCGCCGGAATGCGCTATACCCGCATTCGCCGCCAAGCGCTGCTCGCGCGCAAGCGGACCCGGCTTGCACAGCAGTTCAAGCAAGCACTTTATTCCTTATCCTCGTCGTTGTCAGCCGGACGCTCTATGGAGAATGCGTTCCGCGAGGCGATAGCCGATTTGAAGCTGCTCTACCCGGGAACCGAGGTGGAGATGGAGCGAGAGTTGCGAATTATTGCGATGCGGATGGAAAATGGGGAACCGATCGAGCAGGCGGTAATGGATTTGAGCCGCCGGGCCGCCCAGGAGGATATATCGAATTTCGCCGACGTGCTGGTCACCTGCAAGCGGACGGGAGGAGATTTGATCGAGGTCGTGCGGAGAACGTCTTCCGTCATTGGCGAGAAGATGGATATTAAGCAGGAGATTGACGTTCTTGTCGCCCAGAAGCGGTTGGAGATGAAAGTGATGATGGCCGCTCCGTTCCTGTTTTTGGCCTTTCTTAATCTCGCTTCCCCGGATTTCATGGCGGCGCTGTATGAAGGCGTCGGCCGCGTTATCGCCACGGCGGCGCTGCTGCTTCTGCTGCTTGGCGCGTGGTTGATTCGCAAGCTGATGGATATCCGCGTGTAG
- a CDS encoding CpaF family protein, translating into MNERAAVPSVPEAMDEAYAWTRQRVRDSLEWGDPIPDEALKGRIEQTLFSSPQAGQFTSEALEQIVKRVYYSFRGLDALQPLVDDPDITEIMINSYRECFIERKGRVERMEIGFENEQKLEDVIQAVVSQVNRVVNESSPIVDARLPDGSRVHVVLPPIALQGPTVTIRKFPAEPMKMDALIRLGAVNEEAVLLLQTLVAARFNIFISGGTGSGKTTFLNALSQYIPPRERVITIEDAAELQIRTVPNLVSLETRNPNTEGKGAVSMRDLIRASLRMRPDRIIVGEVRGPEALDMLQAMNTGHDGSLSTGHSNGPADMLSRLETMVLSGANLPVEVVRRQIASAIDIIVHLARLRDGSRKVMEISEVIGMHDGEVRLAPLFRFEESRTEEGHVAGRLAPHHMLRNRRKLAMAGLRLPWDKEVNTDEEAAGDGGTAAAAIQRV; encoded by the coding sequence ATGAACGAGCGCGCGGCAGTTCCTTCCGTTCCGGAAGCGATGGATGAAGCGTATGCCTGGACCCGGCAACGCGTTCGCGACAGCCTGGAATGGGGCGACCCGATTCCGGATGAAGCGCTCAAGGGGAGAATTGAGCAGACGCTGTTCTCCAGCCCCCAAGCAGGGCAGTTCACGTCGGAAGCCTTGGAGCAGATCGTCAAGCGGGTCTATTATTCGTTCCGCGGCCTGGACGCTCTCCAGCCGTTGGTCGACGATCCGGACATTACGGAGATTATGATCAACAGTTATCGGGAGTGCTTCATCGAGCGCAAGGGGCGGGTCGAACGGATGGAGATTGGCTTTGAGAACGAGCAGAAGCTGGAGGATGTCATCCAGGCGGTCGTGTCCCAAGTGAACCGGGTTGTCAATGAATCGTCCCCGATCGTGGATGCCCGGCTTCCCGACGGCTCGCGGGTGCATGTTGTCCTGCCGCCGATCGCCCTCCAGGGGCCGACGGTCACGATTCGCAAATTCCCGGCCGAGCCGATGAAGATGGACGCCCTGATCCGGTTGGGCGCGGTGAACGAGGAGGCCGTTTTGCTTCTGCAGACGCTGGTCGCCGCCAGGTTCAATATTTTTATCAGCGGGGGGACTGGATCGGGCAAGACGACATTTCTGAATGCATTGTCGCAGTATATTCCTCCCCGGGAACGAGTCATTACGATCGAGGATGCGGCCGAACTCCAGATTCGCACCGTTCCGAATCTGGTGTCGCTGGAGACACGCAATCCCAATACGGAAGGAAAGGGGGCCGTCTCGATGCGGGATTTGATCCGTGCCTCGCTGCGGATGCGACCGGACCGCATCATCGTCGGGGAAGTTCGGGGGCCGGAGGCGCTCGATATGCTGCAGGCGATGAATACCGGCCATGACGGATCCTTGTCCACAGGCCATAGCAACGGACCCGCCGATATGCTCAGCCGCCTGGAGACGATGGTGCTGAGCGGCGCGAATCTTCCCGTCGAGGTCGTGCGGCGGCAGATCGCCTCAGCCATCGATATTATCGTGCATCTGGCCCGTCTTCGCGACGGCTCGCGCAAGGTGATGGAGATTTCGGAGGTTATCGGCATGCATGACGGGGAGGTTCGCCTCGCGCCCTTGTTCCGGTTCGAGGAGTCCCGCACTGAAGAAGGGCATGTGGCCGGGCGCCTTGCCCCGCATCATATGCTTCGGAACCGGCGCAAGCTGGCGATGGCCGGGCTGCGGCTCCCGTGGGACAAGGAGGTGAATACCGATGAGGAAGCAGCCGGAGACGGCGGAACAGCGGCTGCCGCAATACAGCGAGTATAG
- a CDS encoding ParA family protein, whose protein sequence is MKAWDIVAVHPHKRMLDAWTEYWKLSDYAEQLQLRVFTQADTLRRYLGLKPGIHMIVADPEVLREMNGEELDGILITALSAEERLDALPFVCASESPYQPLPQLFQSLIERCRAEYGGAAFRADSRSCMLLGVSSLGGAGKTTAALHLARHAAAKGKRVMLLNVDPVQEYALLHASPVLASLTPLARLLYYLRKEPAGDPLELEPYILSVPDMEGAEIFAPADWMKEWEGIDGPLMRRLLRLLRRSGRYDLVIAEGGFSQPAFAPLWEDADGIIWLLQDDLPHVHKTDLLFRQWERSADAAVRARIRKLALLVNRYMGMMANRWMHRDAPVTGYLPYIPGWKQMHRIDQWLKSAVYQSAIAEWADRQLLHGPPSGRGVS, encoded by the coding sequence ATGAAGGCTTGGGATATTGTCGCCGTTCATCCGCACAAGCGAATGCTCGATGCATGGACCGAATATTGGAAGCTGTCCGATTATGCGGAACAGCTTCAACTCCGGGTGTTCACTCAGGCGGACACGCTCCGCCGTTACCTGGGATTGAAGCCGGGCATCCATATGATCGTCGCCGATCCGGAAGTGCTGCGGGAGATGAACGGGGAGGAGTTGGATGGAATCTTGATTACGGCATTGTCGGCGGAGGAGCGGCTTGATGCATTGCCGTTCGTCTGTGCGTCAGAGAGTCCGTATCAGCCGCTTCCGCAGTTGTTCCAATCCTTGATTGAACGCTGCCGGGCGGAATACGGGGGCGCTGCCTTCCGGGCGGACAGCCGCTCCTGCATGCTGCTCGGGGTCAGCTCGCTGGGAGGGGCCGGCAAGACGACGGCAGCCCTTCATCTCGCCCGCCATGCGGCAGCCAAGGGGAAGCGAGTCATGCTGTTGAATGTTGACCCGGTGCAGGAATATGCGCTTCTGCATGCTTCGCCGGTGCTTGCGTCGCTCACTCCGTTGGCGCGGCTTTTGTATTACCTGCGGAAGGAACCGGCGGGAGACCCCCTGGAGCTGGAACCGTATATCCTTAGCGTTCCTGATATGGAAGGCGCGGAGATATTCGCTCCAGCCGATTGGATGAAGGAATGGGAAGGGATTGACGGGCCGCTCATGCGAAGGCTGCTCCGGCTGCTTCGGCGGAGCGGGCGGTACGACCTCGTTATTGCGGAGGGAGGGTTCTCCCAACCGGCGTTCGCTCCCCTGTGGGAAGATGCGGATGGAATCATCTGGCTGCTGCAGGATGATTTGCCGCATGTGCACAAGACGGACCTTCTGTTCCGGCAATGGGAACGCTCCGCCGATGCGGCGGTCCGCGCCCGGATTCGCAAACTTGCGCTGCTCGTAAACCGCTATATGGGCATGATGGCGAACCGCTGGATGCACCGAGATGCGCCGGTTACCGGTTATTTGCCCTATATTCCGGGCTGGAAGCAGATGCACCGCATCGATCAGTGGCTGAAGTCGGCCGTCTATCAATCTGCCATCGCCGAGTGGGCCGACCGTCAGCTTCTTCATGGGCCGCCGTCCGGAAGGGGAGTCTCATGA
- a CDS encoding methyl-accepting chemotaxis protein, with translation MNSVKQTVKMVSSSVFKSPARSVGAKLFLVFVISIIVFVFAVGMFSYSVAKNAIEDRSAESSYQTMIQASQKLDMQLTQFNNMTMQIMFDPNLKTQVAKLKGLKDGTYDMIQAIDSISKTLQTFSMSNDQIENIYLIPKEKTDLVIAAMGVRRGLDKVWEADWFQEAKSSSGQSVWVSTQLGGLSDAAEPTFGIARPMRDLNSGEANFIIYLEIKQRTLKNSLRDIHIGDGSSIQILNPSGQYIYAPDDKLLTQAAAEWLQPVKEEGQKKLSGSSIVYSDQDGKMMLVYDQIKVNGWTLVGAVPVTELTKDAGAILLVTFLSMGGAALLAIILGGLVIQWVATPMVRLLALMNEGAQGNLAVRATVKTKDEIGQLSAGFNTMMEQITSLVQSTEASARSVLDTAESLSEASRSTAISAKEIAVATEEIAKGATSLAVEAERGHDLTHNMASHMKHVIDANVQMDTSAQAVAQSSELGASNMNSLLTRTESTGEMMRSLAERIKQLSESTRSIRKVLEMIHNMTKQTNILSLNATIEAARAGAAGKGFMVVADEIRNLADQSRQSIDVVGQITERIETEITETVAALSAAFPIFQKQAEAVQETDAIFGTVQQQMGGMIEHLGNVTGSIDRLNEAQSILVEAMSNVSAVAEEASATSEEVASLSTEQLNISNRLVELSQQLEEVSTNLKDTLSQFKY, from the coding sequence GTGAATTCGGTGAAACAGACGGTGAAGATGGTCTCGTCCTCCGTGTTCAAAAGTCCGGCCCGATCGGTCGGGGCGAAGCTCTTCCTGGTGTTCGTAATCAGCATTATTGTGTTCGTCTTCGCCGTCGGGATGTTCTCTTACTCGGTAGCGAAGAATGCGATCGAAGATCGCTCGGCGGAATCCAGCTACCAGACGATGATTCAAGCATCCCAGAAGTTGGACATGCAGCTTACGCAGTTCAACAATATGACGATGCAGATTATGTTCGATCCGAACTTGAAGACTCAGGTGGCGAAGCTGAAAGGCCTCAAGGATGGCACTTATGATATGATCCAGGCGATTGACAGCATCTCGAAGACGCTGCAGACCTTCAGCATGAGCAATGATCAGATCGAAAATATATATTTGATTCCGAAGGAAAAGACCGATCTGGTGATCGCCGCCATGGGCGTCCGCCGCGGTCTTGACAAAGTGTGGGAAGCCGATTGGTTCCAGGAGGCGAAGAGCAGCAGCGGACAATCGGTATGGGTCAGCACGCAACTGGGCGGTCTGAGCGATGCCGCGGAGCCGACATTCGGGATTGCGAGACCGATGCGGGATCTGAACTCGGGCGAGGCGAACTTTATTATTTATTTGGAAATCAAGCAGCGCACGCTGAAAAATTCGTTGCGGGACATTCATATCGGCGACGGCTCCAGCATTCAAATTTTGAATCCGAGCGGGCAGTATATTTATGCTCCGGACGATAAGCTGCTGACTCAGGCCGCTGCCGAATGGCTTCAGCCGGTCAAGGAAGAAGGGCAGAAGAAGCTCAGCGGAAGCTCCATCGTATATTCCGATCAGGACGGCAAGATGATGCTCGTCTATGATCAGATTAAGGTGAATGGCTGGACGCTTGTCGGAGCCGTGCCGGTGACGGAGTTGACCAAGGACGCCGGCGCGATTCTCCTGGTTACGTTCTTGTCTATGGGCGGGGCGGCCCTGCTGGCCATTATTCTCGGGGGATTAGTCATTCAATGGGTAGCGACGCCAATGGTAAGGCTGCTCGCTCTGATGAATGAAGGGGCGCAAGGCAATCTGGCCGTTCGGGCGACCGTGAAGACCAAAGACGAAATCGGGCAGCTGTCTGCCGGCTTCAATACGATGATGGAGCAGATTACGTCGCTCGTTCAGAGCACCGAGGCGAGCGCGCGCTCCGTATTGGACACGGCGGAATCCCTGTCGGAAGCTTCCCGTTCGACCGCGATCTCGGCGAAAGAGATTGCCGTGGCGACGGAAGAGATCGCCAAGGGCGCGACCTCGCTGGCTGTCGAGGCCGAGCGCGGGCATGACTTGACCCATAATATGGCTTCGCACATGAAGCATGTCATCGATGCGAATGTGCAGATGGATACCTCCGCTCAAGCGGTTGCCCAGTCCAGCGAATTGGGAGCATCCAACATGAATTCGCTCTTGACCAGAACGGAATCGACAGGAGAAATGATGCGTTCGCTGGCGGAGCGGATCAAGCAATTAAGCGAGAGCACGCGGTCGATTCGCAAAGTATTGGAAATGATCCATAACATGACGAAGCAGACGAATATTTTGTCTCTGAACGCGACTATCGAAGCGGCGCGGGCGGGAGCCGCCGGCAAAGGCTTCATGGTGGTGGCCGACGAGATTCGGAACCTCGCGGATCAATCGCGGCAATCGATCGATGTCGTCGGGCAGATTACGGAGCGGATCGAGACGGAGATTACCGAGACGGTAGCGGCGCTGTCCGCCGCGTTCCCGATATTCCAGAAGCAAGCCGAAGCGGTGCAGGAGACGGATGCCATTTTCGGCACGGTTCAACAGCAGATGGGCGGCATGATCGAGCATCTCGGCAATGTCACCGGTTCGATCGACCGCCTGAACGAGGCGCAGTCGATTCTCGTCGAAGCAATGAGCAACGTAAGCGCGGTTGCGGAAGAAGCCTCGGCTACTTCGGAAGAGGTGGCGTCGCTCAGCACCGAGCAATTGAACATTTCCAACCGCTTGGTCGAGCTGTCCCAGCAGTTGGAGGAGGTATCCACCAACCTGAAGGATACGCTGTCCCAGTTCAAATACTAA